DNA from Branchiostoma lanceolatum isolate klBraLanc5 chromosome 6, klBraLanc5.hap2, whole genome shotgun sequence:
CGACATGTATTACATCGCTTGTGTGCAATAGCAGTTCTATTATATCTTGAATTGATTACAAATGCATGTTCACAATGCCATAAATTTACAGTTTTCATACCCATTCAATGCCGATTAGAATAACTCAGTCTCCTATGGCAACTATGgcaacaataaaacataaacGAGTCAAGGTACTACATGCATAAGAATGTAAAATGTTCCAAAAACGCTAAACGCTAATTCTAATCCATATCCATACAAAGACCATCTTCTTGATGATGTCTTTAATTGTGCGTCTTTGGTATCCAGTTCAAAAGAAAAGTAATTTCAACTTTATGAGTAGTAATCAATGTTCATATAATAAAGAAAAATCATAGTTGGATTTTATGACATTGTTGCTTTGTTGTTGAGTCTCTTTCTTGTGATAATCATCATACTCAAGTTATCTTCTTAGCTAAGTTGTCAATATTATGTTTTGCTTTTAAGTTTCATAGATTGGCTGAGAAGCAGGAGTTACTGCCTCCTCATTCTCGTTCCCATATATTGGCTAAGAAGCAGCAGATACTGCCTCCTCGTTCTCATAGATGAGATTGGAAGCAGCAGATACTGCCTCCTCGTTCTCATAGATGAGATGGGAAGCAGCAATAACTACTACCTCCTCATTCTCGTTTCCATAGATGGACCCAGATACAACATTTGCAGATATCGTTACCGCTTCATCATTCTCGTATGAAGTGTCTTGTGCAGCTAAAGAATCAGAAGGTATTGGAACCTCGTCATCATTTTCATATGTTTTAGTGTCTTTTCCTGCTTCAGACTCAACAAGCACTGCAACCTTATTATCATTTTCATACAATGTAGTGTCTTTTACATTTTCAGAATCAGCAGATGCCTCAATGTCGTTTTCATACACGTTAATGTCttgagtagaaacagaagtacCAGATATTGCtacctcatcatcattctcatacacgTTAATGTTTTGACCGGATACAGAATCACCAGATATTGCtacttcatcatcattctcatacacgTTAATGTCTTGGTTAGATACAGAATCAGTAGGTGCTACATCATCGTCATTCTCATACACGTTAATGTCTTGGTTAGATACAGAATCAGTAGGTGCtacttcatcatcattctcatacacgTTAATGTCTTGGTTAGATACAGAATCAGTAGGTGCTACATCATCGTCATTCTCATACACGTTAATGTCTTGGTTAGATACAGAATCAGTAGGTGCTACATCATCGTCATTCTCATACACGTCATTGTCTTGGTTAGATACAGAATCAGTAGGTGCtacttcatcatcattctcatacacgTTAATGTCTTGGTTAGATACAAAATCAGTAGGtgctacatcatcatcattctcatacacgTTAATGTCTTGGTTAGATACAGAATCAGTAGGTGCTACATCATCGTCATTCTCATACACGTTAATGTCTTGGTTAGATACAAAATCAGTAGGtgctacatcatcatcattctcatacacgTTAATGTCTTGGTTAGATACAGAATCAGTAGGTGCTACATCATCGTCATTCTCATACACGTCATTGTCTTGGTTAGATACAGAATCAGTAGGTGCtacttcatcatcattctcatacacgTTAATGTCTTGGTCAGATACAGAATCAGTAGGTCTTTCTgcctcatcatcattctcatacgTGTTAACGTGTTGGCCAGATAAAGAATCATCAGATAGTGCTACCTCATCGTCATTCTCATACACGCGGATTTGCTGATGAGATACAGCTACTGCTTTATTGTCACCATTGGGTACTGTCACAGTGGCACCTGTATTGATATCATTGACAGGAAtcatttcattcttttttataAGCCTATAGCTAATGACGAGACCAACACCCGTTGTAATCAAAGCTCCACAGAATACGCCAACACCAACAGCCATGTGACTTGGCAGGGGGTAGAGTGTTGTGTCAGTATTACTTTTAGTATTGCCAGTTGTTAAAGACTTATTTGGGGGGCGTGTTGATGCCGACTCTTGGGCACTAATAGATAGCGACATTGTGGCAGATGTGCAGCCAACAAGATTTTCTGCAATACAGACATACAAACCAACATCTGCGGTGATAGTATTTCGTATGATAATGGTACCGTTTAACTCCATAGTCACTCTCCCAACTGACTCGACAGTTACATTCAGTCCGGTTGGGAGGGTGACTGTGATGTCTGGTGTCGGGATGCCCGAAACTGCACAAGTCAAATGGACTGTTTCACCTTGTGTGAATGTCTTGTTCTCGGCTCCCATAAAGCTCGAAATGTTTGGCTCAATACAGATAAGGTCTTCAGCTTTTATGTCTTGAAGCCTTTGTCCAATAATATTACTGGGCTCTTTACATGTGATTTGGTTCTCAAATGAAGCAGACCCAGTCATTTTTTGCCTGAAGGGAACCATTCTACAGTCACAGTGCCAAGAGTTATTGTGAAGGGCTACATCAGAGATCAGTGACAGCTCATCATATGCAGGCAATACCTCCATTTGATTATTGCTTAGGGACAGTGTGTGGAGATTGGTAAGATTGGAAAATGCAGCAGACTGAATCTTTGTAATCTTGTTCGAGGATAGGGACAACTGTTTCAGAAAGGGTAGATTTAGAAATGTACCAAACTGAATTTTTGTTATCAGGTTTGAGGACAGGTCCAATTCCTGGAGCTTGAATGCTTTTGAGAATGCACCAACATGAATAGTAGTAATCTTGTTGGAATTTAGGAAGAGCTGTTTTAGCTTTGGTAGATTGGAGAATGTACCTGACTGAATGTTGGTTATTTCATTGAAGGCCAGCTGAAGACTTTGCAGAAGATGTAAATCTGAGAATGTACCAGTCTGAATAGAagttattttgttgttgcacAGGTCCAACTGTATCAACTGGGGTAAATTTGTCAGTACAGTTGGGTGGATGTAAAATATCTGATTATAGGACAGTGTCAAATTTTCAAGCCGGGATGTGTTTGAGAATGTACTGCCTTGAATGATagctatgttgttgttgtttaggttCAAACGTATCAGTCGGGGTAAATTGAAAAATACACCGAGATAAACTTTGGTTATGTCGTTGTGCTCAAGGAAAAGATTTGTCAGTTGGGTGAGCTTTAAGAATGCATCCGTCTGAATATTGGTTATATTGTTGAAGGACACGTCCAAATGTTGTAACCTTGGCAGGTTTAAGAAAACTCCCGCCCGAACATTAGTTATCGCGTTGTAGGATAGATTCAACTGCCAGAGCTTGGGCAGATTTAAGAATGCTCCTGTCTGAATGGAGTTTATCTCATTGTTTGACAGGTATAAGATTCTAAGCGCAagtaaatttgaaaatataccaGCCTGAACGTCAGATAACTTGTTCTTGGTAAGGACCAAGCGTGCGAGACTTGGTAAAGTTGAAAATGCACCAGACTGGATGGAACTTATCCGGTTGTGTGACAGAAACAACGTGGTCAATCCCCCGTACCTTGAGAAATCAGACTGGCTAATGTTTGTGATGTGATTGCGCTGTAGGTCAAGAGTAGTGATACGTGTGGGTAAATCGTTAGGGACGGTACTGAGACCTTCACTAAGGCAACTGCAAGATGTTGAACAGCTGCTGCTACAGGCGGCAGTCGGACCAGTGTTCTTCACGGTGATGAGCAGAAAAACCAAGAGCCTCTTCATGTTGATGGACTTTTTCTATCTGAGGAGGAAAAATATTGAACATGCAACTACAGTGCCTCGACTTGATACCTTTTAAGGTAATCTTTATGACGGCAATAAATTACGGTGGCTCAAGATGGCACAATGAAAGGACAAAATGATGACATACGCTTCCTAAAGTAAAACCATTCTGAGTGACATTGCACTGATTACTAATGGCTACGAGTCTTACGATACGATACAATAATTATTggggaaaacaaattttttcAACACCCAAAATCTGGGTCGATTTGCATAATGTAGTCTTTTTGGGGATTAATTACCTtccccaagaaggttatgcatagggtaacgtctgtgtgtgtgtgtgtgtgtgtgtgtgtgtgtgtgtgtgtgtgtgtgtgtgtgtgtgtgtgtgcgtgtaagACCAGCAcgactcaagaaggcttggatggattgtcttgatattaattagctctttggacagagcgtaagtggtataggtttggaccccctagcggattttcatggaactgcaggagcaggttttgcttcagatttGAAAAGGAATAACTAAAAAAAggcttaatggatggtcatgatttttggtaagttgatagcttgagtgatgatttacatgattagatacgtatctgatttgcataattaaggaagaaagtttatacatccgccaaattccatgatagcaccctcaaacatgtgacatatgtatctagagaagagaaaaatatcaatagatacaaactatgcaaatgaatacttcatttgcatacttgatgAGATTATATACTATAACtaaagatgggcttgatggatggtcatgatttttggtatgtagatagcttttaTGATGCTTTTTATGATtagacgataattatgcaaatcagattttgatttacaggattaatgaggcaatttttttaaaaacccactatgttccatgatatgactattcaaatatgttacatttgtaactgaggaagagaggaatgttgatagatagaaaatatgcaaaggtAGGCTtaatttccataattaat
Protein-coding regions in this window:
- the LOC136437616 gene encoding leucine-rich repeat and immunoglobulin-like domain-containing nogo receptor-interacting protein 2, coding for MKRLLVFLLITVKNTGPTAACSSSCSTSCSCLSEGLSTVPNDLPTRITTLDLQRNHITNISQSDFSRYGGLTTLFLSHNRISSIQSGAFSTLPSLARLVLTKNKLSDVQAGIFSNLLALRILYLSNNEINSIQTGAFLNLPKLWQLNLSYNAITNVRAGVFLNLPRLQHLDVSFNNITNIQTDAFLKLTQLTNLFLEHNDITKVYLGVFFNLPRLIRLNLNNNNIAIIQGSTFSNTSRLENLTLSYNQIFYIHPTVLTNLPQLIQLDLCNNKITSIQTGTFSDLHLLQSLQLAFNEITNIQSGTFSNLPKLKQLFLNSNKITTIHVGAFSKAFKLQELDLSSNLITKIQFGTFLNLPFLKQLSLSSNKITKIQSAAFSNLTNLHTLSLSNNQMEVLPAYDELSLISDVALHNNSWHCDCRMVPFRQKMTGSASFENQITCKEPSNIIGQRLQDIKAEDLICIEPNISSFMGAENKTFTQGETVHLTCAVSGIPTPDITVTLPTGLNVTVESVGRVTMELNGTIIIRNTITADVGLYVCIAENLVGCTSATMSLSISAQESASTRPPNKSLTTGNTKSNTDTTLYPLPSHMAVGVGVFCGALITTGVGLVISYRLIKKNEMIPVNDINTGATVTVPNGDNKAVAVSHQQIRVYENDDEVALSDDSLSGQHVNTYENDDEAERPTDSVSDQDINVYENDDEVAPTDSVSNQDNDVYENDDDVAPTDSVSNQDINVYENDDDVAPTDFVSNQDINVYENDDDVAPTDSVSNQDINVYENDDDVAPTDFVSNQDINVYENDDEVAPTDSVSNQDNDVYENDDDVAPTDSVSNQDINVYENDDDVAPTDSVSNQDINVYENDDEVAPTDSVSNQDINVYENDDDVAPTDSVSNQDINVYENDDEVAISGDSVSGQNINVYENDDEVAISGTSVSTQDINVYENDIEASADSENVKDTTLYENDNKVAVLVESEAGKDTKTYENDDEVPIPSDSLAAQDTSYENDEAVTISANVVSGSIYGNENEEVVVIAASHLIYENEEAVSAASNLIYENEEAVSAAS